The Populus alba chromosome 13, ASM523922v2, whole genome shotgun sequence genome contains the following window.
TTCTTATCTCCATTAAATTAAGTCCCCCACTTGCTCAGATTTTGATAAACCAATCCTCATGCattttattcaaacaataaCCTAACCTTAATTACTAAGAACGGGGAGTAATTAAAAGTACATGTCTTAATTAACAAGTCACACACTACTTTGTATTAATTAAACCCGCATGCTTGactttgaaaatctttgatccTTCcttatatattaatgttaaatgttACATTAGACCAAACAAAGACTAAAAACATTGTCTCCATTATGCtgatttttcacaagttttttcGGTAATAATCGGAGCATGACgcactacaaaaataaattacacgAGGTAAGATTAATCCGATAAGGTTATAATACAAAATAGAATATAAACCTGAATGGGGTCATTAAAAATCCCgctattattataaaatagctaatcttattttttatatattccaaaaatatttttgaaaaatttttaaaaaaaatttattttttatttcaaatttatttttatttgatatttttatattgttttgatgtattaatatttaaaaaaatatatattattttaattaatcttaaaataaaaaacacttttaaaaacgaTTCTATTACACTTTCAAACGATTAAAAATTAGCTACCCAATCTACAGTATTATTGACTATCCGGTATGCATGCTGAACACGTGAACATCCCATTCTCTAGACAAACACTCTCTTGCCTTGGTGATTAAGACTTCATATACATGTTACTTATACCACACGAATCATCAAAGAATTTATCGCCACCCAAAAACTAGCCTTGTCACACGTATAAATTAATTTCCTTGAGGATATAAAATCCTTTATATAATCACAACATGGACtaaaattaactatatataaaaatatacacacacatacatgtGATGTGAGTGACTTGGTGGTTAAGAACTTAGCTacgatgaaaaaaataagtattcgAAGCAAGTCTTATCTTGCAAAAGAGGGTATGACTGGATTGGATGTTCTTAGTCaggtcaaattatttttcaaatctttaattttaacaaataatatcgttttaataaaaataaatgacccAAGCTCTTTTCCAATCCGTCTTCGAACTAGGTCTAACATCCGGATTAGTAAGATTTcagattcaatattttttaccaaaaaagaaagaaaatatgcaTGTCATGGTACATTGATTAGTAATTTCGTAATTATATTCATAACCACTTCACCTATAAATTGTTCCTGAAAACTAGTAGTTGTAAACTTGGTTCCTCAATTGGGATTTTAATCTTCTGTTCTTTTTCTGCCCTTGTCCAAACTTTGATGAGTTACCGGTGTTCATCTCATCTACAAAGTGACAAGACTTTAAACAAGGCATAtgacagcagcagcagctagcACATAAGATAAAGACAGCACTGACAAGACTTTAAAACTGTTAATCAAATCAACTGGTTAACAAAATCCAACGTTTGGAAGAATCCCTTTAGTCCAACCTGTCGATCAAACCAACcagttttctttccttttcagaTTCCAAGGACCAACCAATCGAGGCCTCTACAGATATCTTTTTGGATAATCTACATTCTCTGCCAGTAGTTTATGCTTTATAGGTCAGTGTTCCAAAACTAGTTTTTGTTGTGTTTGCATTTGTGCTGGTATAATACTACACACTGCTGAAGAAACTGAGGTGAGAGGTAGTGAGCCATTTACAAATGGGAATGTTGAGTGAAGGTCTCACACAGGTATTGATACCTGCGGCTGCTCTGGTTGGGATCGCTTTTGCTTTGCTTCAGTGGTATTTAGTGTCAAAGGTGAATGTTTCTGGTGATTTTAGTAATGGTTATAGTGGTAAGTTAattgaagaggaagaagatggtaTTGATAGCCTTGAGGTTTCTATCAAGTGTGCCGAAATCCAGAATGCAATTTCTGTTGGTAATCTCTCTATCTCTGCTTGTGATTCTTGATTTCATGGACTTTAACTTGATTATATTATAGACCAAAGATATTCTtctggatggtttttttttcttgataaaatattttatttattttaggatgTTGAGTTCCATCATCTCTCAtgctaaaaaagaaagaatattatgaataaaaaaaaatggaatgttTTTGTCTGTTATGCTTTCTGGGTTTGATTTTGCTGGTGCTTCATAATGTATGTTTGCATGTGTCTGATTCTGATTCTGTCTTCTCTGGTTATTCTTTGGCTAGTTAGCAACAACTTCTCTGTCCACTGTAGGCCAATAACGTTGATGATCATCTGGATAATGAGCTCCTTGGCTAAATATATGGCAAAAATAAGCCTTTTGTCAATTTGGGATAGGCAAATTGGAAAGTTGAAAGTTTATCTTTGTTGACTCTTTGGATTGCCCTTCAAGTTCtgtgttttcttgttttaaaggCATATGCCAACTTATTGATTCTCTGAGTGCTGACACTTGAATTATAACTGGAAAGAGTATTAGCCAATCATCAGCATGCAGGTAGTGTCCTTTGATCCATCCTTTGATGGCTTTTCAGAGCTTCTGGTGAAGTATATAAATGTTGCATTGATGAGGAAACCATTTTGAGAATTGTGATGTTTATTTGACCTGATTTGTTGTCAGGGGCAACCTCGTTCCTGTTTACTCAGTACAAGTACCTCAGTGTCTTCATGGGAGTTTTTGCTGCCATCATATTCTTCTTCCTTGGTTCAGTTAAGGGATTCAGCACCAAGAGTGAACCTTGCACATACAGCCAAGGGAAACTTTGCAAACCAGCTCTTGCCAACGCTGCCTTTAGCACACTTGCTTTCTTGCTTGGTGCTCTTACTTCTGTCCTCTCAGGCTTCTTAGGGATGAAGATCGCAACCTATGCCAACGCCAGGACAACTCTAGAAGCAAGGAAGGGTGTAGGAAAGGCCTTTATTACAGCTTTTCGCTCAGGGGCAGTGATGGGTTTTCTTCTTGCTGCAAATGGCCTTTTGGTGCTCTATATCTCCATCATCTTATTCAAGATCTACTATGGAGATGACTGGGAAGGACTTTATGAGTCCATTACCGGTTATGGCCTTGGAGGTTCATCAATGGCACTCTTTGGAAGAGTTGGAGGAGGTATATATACAAAAGCAGCTGATGTTGGGGCTGACCTTGTCGGAAAAGTTGAACGGAATATCCCTGAAGACGATCCAAGAAATCCAGCTGTAATTTCCTTGACCTTCTATAAAACTCCTTGAATGATTATCATGATTAAAAGTTCACCCTCTGTGCCATTAACATTGATTGGTTGCAATGGTTGACGGTTTTATTACAGGTTATTGCTGATAATGTGGGTGACAACGTAGGAGACATTGCTGGGATGGGGTCTGACCTATTTGGATCTTATGCTGAAGCCTCCTGTGCAGCACTTTTTGTTGCTTCAATATCATCCATTGGTATTAGCCATGACTACACAGCCATGTCCTATCCGCTGATTATAAGCTCAGTTGGAATTGTGGTTTGCCTGATAACTACACTTTTTGCAACTGATCTCTCTGAGATCAGGGATGTAAGTCAAATTGAGCCGTCATTGAAAAGGCAACTCGTTGTCTCAACGATTCTGATGACTGTTGGGATTGCCATGGTCAGCTTTTTCGCTTTGCCATCAGAATTCACTCTCTTCAATTTCGGAACCGAGAAGGCTGTCAAGAACTGGTATGCTACCCACCAAAAGTCTATTGCTTTTTCCCTGGAATATTTTGTAGGTTCCTTTTTGTTGATTGAATTACATATTACTGCAGGCACCTTTTCTTCTGTGTCACCATTGGCTTGTGGGCTGGACTTGTGATTGGATATACAACAGAGTATTACACTAGCAATGCCTATAGGTTGGTTATCATCTTCAAGAATCTCATTATCTAGCAAGTAGCTCTTCTTTTAGACTTGCGAATTGCTGCGTATAGCTGTTAGAATCACGGCTTTCAGGAAATACAAAACCTTTTATAATTCATTGCCAGTGTCAGAAAATAGTATAATGATCGAGAGTATGTGACCCTGGGATTGGCTTATAAAGTGTTTCTTCTGTTAAAAAATATCCACCCGAGtgtttctatatttttcaaGGTCTTGCCTTGAATGCTTTCGATTTATGTGCATGTTGGATTCTGCAGTCCCGTGCAGGATGTAGCAGATTCCTGCAGGACAGGTGCTGCGACGAATGTGATTTTCGGGTTGGCTTTGGGATACAAATCTGTCATCGTTCCAATATTTGCCATTGCCATTGCTATATATGTTAGCTTTAGCCTGGCCGCCATGTATGGAATTGCTGTGGCTGCTTTGGGAATGCTCAGTACCATCGCCACTGGTCTTGCAATTGATGCTTATGGGCCCATAAGTGATAATGCTGGTGGTATTGCAGAAATGGCTGGTATGAGTCATAAGATTCGTGAAAGAACGGATGCTCTAGATGCTGCTGGCAACACCACTGCTGCAATCGGCAAGGTAGGGCTACTAATCTGTTCTTTAACTGCCAAAATGCCAGTGACTCTTTGAGTTGTTTTCCATGTTAGATCTCATGGGCTTGTGTCGTTTCCACAAGGACTCCTGCCACCACTTGATGATCTCAAGTCGCACTAAACCCTTGTAACGTTTTGCTGCTTCATGCCCCAGGGTTTTGCTATTGGATCAGCTGCTCTTGTTTCCCTTGCTTTGTTTGGTGCCTTTGTCAGCAGGGCTGGCATCAATACCGTCGACGTTTTAACCCCCAAGGTCTTCGTTGGGTTGATCGTTGGGGCTATGCTTCCATACTGGTTCTCCGCCATGACAATGAAGAGTGTGGGAAGTGCAGCACTCAAAATGGTCGAAGAGGTTCGTCGACAGTTCAATACTATTCCAGGGCTTATGGAAGGTAGAGCCAAACCAGACTACGCAAACTGTGTCAAGATTTCAACTGATGCCTCTCTCAGGGAGATGATCCCACCTGGTGCGTTGGTTATGCTGACACCACTTATCACCGGAACCTTATTCGGGGTTGAAACTCTTGCTGGTGTTCTTGCTGGTTCACTTGTTTCTGGTGTTCAGGTGTGTTCTCATTGTTCATCTCCCCTAACAGAGCTATGTTACTATAGAACCATAGAAAACTTTGCTGGTGCTCAGAGTTAACCAAAGTGTCTTTCTGTTCTCCTCTTACCAGGTTGCCATTTCGGCCTCTAACACCGGAGGGGCATGGGATAATGCCAAGAAATACATAGAGGTAACAATTTTTGTTCGAGCCCGTTTGGGCTGCGTTTCTACCTATGTTTTGCAAAATTCTAAAAAGcaatcgctaccacactgcctAACACTCTAGTTAGTCTGCGAGATTTCTTAGCTATGTTGTGTCTGATCCCGGATTGCAATGTGGTTTAGGCTGGTGCATCGGAGCATGCAAAATCGTTGGGTCCAAAGGGTTCAGATGCACACAAAGCTGCTGTCATTGGCGACACCATTGGAGATCCCCTCAAGGACACTTCAGGCCCGTCACTTAACATCCTGATAAAGCTGATGGCAGTTGAGTCACTGGTTTTTGCTCCATTCTTCGCCGCTCATGGAGGTTTGCTCTTCAAATTTCTCTAATCGAGACCCTCAAGCTGTCAGGATTGTTCAGGTACATACGTTGATCGCTGGTGAAGCAGCATCGTCACCTAATTGAGCTCTCCTTGTCTGGTGATGGAGCAAAAATATACATAAGGCTTCGATACCGCAATTGAGACCACTTCACAATAATTGAACAAGTTTCTAGTGCACCTTAATTTCTTGTTTCATGTGTAGAATTGTCTTCACCCTATGAACAATGTGCCCATGAAGAGTCAAGCATGACTTTTCCTTAAATAATTTCATGCTtccttgaaataataaaaaaataatttttatttttactcgcgcatgacatcaaaataaaatcatagttaCAGaacctaatttaaaatttgtttctgTGGGACCAGGTTAATCGATTGTTAATaagttaattcaatattttatcaaaaaaacatatatattttaaaataaaattcgaTAAAACCAAGCAAGAAAACTACATTATTGGACTGAAGCAACAGGCTCATCCTACAAGAGACAGGCAGGGGAGGTTGCTGTGAAATTTAAAATGTGGAACATGGAAAACTTCATAAGCAACTTTGAGCATGGAGTGGCTTCCAATCTAAGCATGCAAGgcaggaaataaaataaagtgcCAGAGCCCACCGCCAGCCTGGATAAGTTCAATGGCCTCCCAAAGTTATCTTACATGGTGGAttttttattgccttttttATGTACTTTCTTAAAGGAATATCCCAAGGGCACCATAGCTTTTGTAATTTGCATGGATTTGGCACTTGGTACCTAATTTTTGGTGTGCATACATgaaattaaagtaattttttgttatttttttaattaatgagatAAAAAGGATGTAAACAACGAGACAGAATGCATAtatattcatgaattttttattttaaagatatagAGACtggcatgataaaaaaataaaaaaaatagaatgactTTGCttcatgtatattttattttgaaagtataaatttttattttaaaattatttaataagcatgtttattttgtattattattttctaaccaAATATGTTTATTTCTATGTTATCTGCGCGAACCTCTCCAAGTGACATTCAGTAATTAATCTCCAAATCAAACCtgctcaacattaaaaaaaacccttctcaATCGGCCCCACTTAATCCCATCCCACCAACCACCACCTGCCACTTCCTTACctctaacaaaaaagaaaatcccaAAATCCCACAACAAATTTGATGCTATTTACCAATCTCTCACTTCCACGTCACTCCAATGACACTCCAAATCCTACACGTCAACTTCCTATTCGTCCACATAACCACGCGAAAATTCACGAAAACGCTCCTCTATAAAATCCCTCCAAGGATCACTCTCCCAGTGTAACCTGCtccattttcaaataagatggCAAACCCTAAAATCCTCCCTCtgattctcttctctctcttcgcGATCGCATCTGCTAAAGTCTTCTTCGAAGAACGATTCGAAGGTATAACTATACGAAACGGCATATATCTACCTATTCGTGTATTAGCTAATAAACTTGTGATTTGATCTAGATCGTTGAATTTGCCTCACATTTTGATTTGATTCGATCGGTCTTTTTTTTCGTGTTTCATTTCGGTATTTATTGGCATTTATATAAACGTATAGATGTACGTATTTGTATGCGTATTAATTTAGGAGTAGTGGTTTTAGTGTAGTTAGTGATCTAGATTGGTTTCGATTTGACTGGTAAAGGATCGGTGATTGTGTTTGATGTGTGGATCTGTTTGTTTTGGAGTGGTGACTTGGTTAATTATAGAGTAATTGAGGTTAAAACTGGAATAATTTTGTTTAGATCCGGTACTGTTCTATGGTTCTGTATAGTGGTTGATGATGATTGTGGTGGTTTTATGGATTTTATTGCTGTAATTAGAGCTGcatttcatatgaaatttgGAAGGGAGAAGGAA
Protein-coding sequences here:
- the LOC118060942 gene encoding pyrophosphate-energized vacuolar membrane proton pump 1; the encoded protein is MGMLSEGLTQVLIPAAALVGIAFALLQWYLVSKVNVSGDFSNGYSGKLIEEEEDGIDSLEVSIKCAEIQNAISVGATSFLFTQYKYLSVFMGVFAAIIFFFLGSVKGFSTKSEPCTYSQGKLCKPALANAAFSTLAFLLGALTSVLSGFLGMKIATYANARTTLEARKGVGKAFITAFRSGAVMGFLLAANGLLVLYISIILFKIYYGDDWEGLYESITGYGLGGSSMALFGRVGGGIYTKAADVGADLVGKVERNIPEDDPRNPAVIADNVGDNVGDIAGMGSDLFGSYAEASCAALFVASISSIGISHDYTAMSYPLIISSVGIVVCLITTLFATDLSEIRDVSQIEPSLKRQLVVSTILMTVGIAMVSFFALPSEFTLFNFGTEKAVKNWHLFFCVTIGLWAGLVIGYTTEYYTSNAYSPVQDVADSCRTGAATNVIFGLALGYKSVIVPIFAIAIAIYVSFSLAAMYGIAVAALGMLSTIATGLAIDAYGPISDNAGGIAEMAGMSHKIRERTDALDAAGNTTAAIGKGFAIGSAALVSLALFGAFVSRAGINTVDVLTPKVFVGLIVGAMLPYWFSAMTMKSVGSAALKMVEEVRRQFNTIPGLMEGRAKPDYANCVKISTDASLREMIPPGALVMLTPLITGTLFGVETLAGVLAGSLVSGVQVAISASNTGGAWDNAKKYIEAGASEHAKSLGPKGSDAHKAAVIGDTIGDPLKDTSGPSLNILIKLMAVESLVFAPFFAAHGGLLFKFL